The Apus apus isolate bApuApu2 chromosome 12, bApuApu2.pri.cur, whole genome shotgun sequence genome includes the window cagcagcagcagcagcagcgaggGCAAAGCCCAGGGCCCCAAGGGAGGCGGCAGCGCCGTGAAGGTGagcccggggggcggcgggggccgggccggaccctggggagcagagggggcCGGGCAGGGTTCCTCGGTGGGGCGGGGGGGTCTCCCcgcaaccccccccccccccccccgggcagccGGCCCGGCCGCCACGCGCCCGTTCGCTCCCCACGGCGCCGGGGACAGCCCGGGGTGCCAGCGCCAGCCCTCCTTCCAGGTCCGGCACATCCTGTGTGAAAAGCACGGCAGGGCCATGGAGGCGATGGAGAAGCTCAAGTCCGGGCTGCGCTTCAGCGAAGTGGCCGCGCAGTACAGCGAGGACAAGGCCCGGCAGGGGGTGGGTGCGGTGCGGCCGCGGGGCTGCGCTGCGGGGACCGGGGCAGCCGCGTCTCGCCCAGGGCCCCAGAGCCGGGAGTGCCGAACGGCAGCAGGGCCGAGCAGCCCCCCGGCAGCTCGGGGAGGGGCCGAGCCCCGGCCTGCCGCAGCCTCAGCCCGGTGCCAGGGGCTCTGCCCCTTGCTGGGGCTCCCTGTCCCACCGCCGCCGCACCCCGCTTCTGCTGATAAAGCCTCGGGTGCACTGCGGCTCTCAAAGCTTAACCCTAATGGCTCCTTCTTCCAGGGAGACCTGGGCTGGATGACCAGAGGCTCCATGGTGGGACCTTTCCAGGAAGCAGCGTTCGCCCTGCCCGTCAGCAGCATGGACAAGCCAGTGTACACGGACCCGCCGGTCAAAACCAAGTTTGGGTACCACATTATCATGGtggaaggcagaaaataaatcaagaatGACCATGACCGTGTGGACTGCTTGAATCATGAGAGCTTCCCAGGCACCTTGAGCGTGGGGCAAGCCAGCTGTAACCAGCAGTTGTCGCCGCCGTGGTGGCTGGACACACAGGGTACAGCTGGCAGAGAACAGGgccctgcccagagaggtcaaGTGTTCTCTGGAGCAGGGGAAAGAAGAGCTTTTCCAGTCGGCTTTGCCTGGCAGGCTAGCTGCTTGCTCCTCCCACTGCAGGTGCAATGGCCTGTCCACCTGAACAAGGTGCTCAGGCTTCAGTCTGCAAAGGTAAAGTGCtccagaagggaaaaaggggGTTCGTCGGGATTGTGATCTTTATCCCCATCCTCACCAGCAAGGATGCAGACAGCTCCTGAGCtagtttctgctgcagagctcagacCAGGACAGTCCCTTTGGAAAAGGAGTGACGTGACAGCTAGAGCTGGTGGGGCTGCCCCAGGCAAGGGTTTGTTCCTGCCAGCAGAGGGGAGGGTcagtggtgggatggggagctgggaaggagtTGCAGGTACCCAGACCTAGAGCTACCTTATCTGCCCGAAGCTGAGGGAAGGAACTGTCTAACAGATGGCTGGTGTGAATGAGAGCCCAGGACATCTCCTGCCTCATGGATCTTGGCAGCAGACCCAGCAGAGGGACCCCTTCCCACGGAGGGGCAGCGTCCAACCGAGGGCTCCAGCTCTGTTTGCAGACGAGCACCTGGCATGTCAGAGGGCTCAGAAACCAACAAGGAGCACAAAGGCCCTTCCAAGCTCATGTACAAGGAAGAGGTGAGACAGAACCAGGACAggtctttctccttcctccctctttggggtgtttgttttgtgaagAGAACGGAAAGCTCAGAGACCACAGGTGATTGCAAAGCTCTAGTTCATTATTTTTTGGTTATGAAAGGCAGTACAAGAGCAGATGTGGCCACATTTAAGGGATGCTCTATTAATAAACCACTTGTTACCAGGCTACCAGAGCTTTGTTCTGCCTATTAGCAACAGGATCGGTGTGTTTGCTGTGTCCCCTAGTGCAAAGGATTCAAATTCAGCAGACCAGCTTCCCCTCTCAAAACTGCACACTCAGCCAGGTGTGAAAGTGTCCCTTGCTGTCAGACAGAAGGCAAACTTCCTGGACACTAAACACACACATGGCACAAGGAAGCACCGGAATTCACTGCTGTGTAGTCAGAGGGGAAAACATTCAGAGGCTGGTGGTAGTGGTGAGCACACCCTGGCTGTCTGTCTCAGGATggtggcagaggggcagggcagATGAGCAGTGCTAAAAGCCAGGACAAAGTTGTTCTGATTTTAAGCTGCAAACGCGTTTCCCTACCCGAGAGAAATATTTCACCTACCACAGGTAAACTGGACGTGGGAAGAGGGTCAGAGGACTTTCTTACCAGAGGAGAACCAGCTCAAAACTTTAAAACAGGtatttctccctcctgctgcctttgtgcaAGAGCAGGTTTTTGACTGCACTTCTCAGAGGGAAATAAAGATGTggtggggagagggagcaggCCAGGTCAGACCAGACTCCTGATTCCTCTGGAGacaaaaaagtattattttcttctttctttttcttgttttgtgtttgtttttttttcccctccacaaCAAATACATTCTCAGTCCAGCTTAAAACCCAGTGGCAgaagctctgctctctgctttgcaCCAGCACCTGGCTCACCCAAACAGGGGGTGATGTTCAGGCAGACTAACCAGTTTATGTCAAGTCAAGGTGGGAGGAActagagcagctctgggggagCACCCTGGTGGCCTCTCAGGAGGGGGGCAGTCAGAAAGGTGGAGCCAGGGCTACAAGCTTGGAGAGGGGTTTAGACATAAAGAAGACTCTTTTATTAAATAGTCAGACTGGAGCATGAATTGTTTTCACCCTTGTAAGCTGAGTCCACAGtgaagccccctccccagcactcaACACTGAGATCCTCAGACTGTTTCCTCTCACAGGAGGAGGGGCTGAAGCTGTTCCATAACCATAAAATAAGTGTCTCTTGCAGCCACCAGCCTTGGGCTGGGTCAGAGCAtcccagccagctccttcagaCAGACATGGAATGAGAAAAGGTAAGGCTAGGTCATAAAGGGCTTCAGAGCTCATTTCTGGGCTAGCTGCCTGTACAGGTTTAAAGTCATAAGCATAACTTCAGGTTCTCCACTTTTTATGTCAAGAGCTTGCAGGAAGCAGTCCAGTGCCTCCTGCAGTTTCCCATCCTCCTTAAGCTTCTTCCCACTCTCCACCAAAGTGTTGTAgtcacctgcagcaggagaggagctctGACCAACCTCTTTTTCAGAGACACTTTCCTGGGTGAAGTATTCTATCTGCTCACCCGACCGAAGCTCAGGGTCACCTGTGGATTCCTCCTGAGATGATTCTGTCTCATCTGCCTCTGACTGCTCCGAGGACGTGCCGTTGAGATGGGAGGATTCTGCAGTGGTATCAAGTGTTTCTCCAGCAGGTTCTTCATCGGGCTCAGCAGATTCTCCACTACactcttcagcttcttcttcCACAAGGTCATCTTGGTCTTCATCActttcatcatcatcatcatcatcatcatcatcatcatcttcatcagTGTTTCCCATGATTTCTCCAATGTCTTCAATCTCATCCACCACCTGGTTGATGAGAGATCGCCTGGAAGCAGTAGACCTGTTTCCACTGTTGCTTAgctggggagagaagatggcttttgctgtatttctgtccAATTTAGGAGTGGATGCACTAATTCCTTCCAGAAATGGGTGCAGAGGGCTGTTCAGGGGAGAGGGCCTTTTTTCACACTTGTTTTCCTCCAAGACCATGATGGAATGGTCTTCATCCTCACTGTCTGAGACAATTCTTCTTAAGGGTTTCTTTTTGCAAGAGGCAAAGACCTCACTGCTTTCCTCTGACACTTCACTGCCTACCAGGGAGTTCCTTGGCTTTCCCCCAGCCGTGTCACAGGGTGTTCCACAGTCACCCTGCTCACCTAGCCAAGGTTTTGTTGGGGATATACAaaaatttcctgttttcagCTGGAAGCCCTCCTTTTCTGAGTGCTCCAGTGATCTTTCCCTATCTGAGGCATCTTGCCATTCCTCCTCAGACTCTTCCAAGACCAGATTGAAGTCAACTTGATCCTGCACAGACATATTCTCCAAGCTGGTTTCCAGCACATCAGACTTCTGGAGCCCAGCATGGATTTCTGGCATAACATTTGACAAagctggcactgcagcagcccAAGCTGGCTCAGGAAGGTCCTTCTCATCTGTTCCCAGGGCAGTGTGGGGGCCAAGCACCTGCTCTGACATTTCTCCATCTCTTAACTCCTTGGGATCATCAGCCATACCAGACTTGTTAGAGGAATGCTGATGATGCCCAGGGAGACCATCCCCTGCCTCAGTCAAGCTGTCTGACATCCCATGGGAACAGTGTTTCTGTTCAGGACTCAGACCTGGATGAAGTCCAGGTGATGATGCTATAACACTCAATTCAAGATTTTGCTCAGATTCTTGTACATTGGTTTCTTTCACCGTCTTGCTGGTGTTAAGCACCTCTGTGTCCATACTGGACTCATCTCGTGCCAGTTTCTCTTCGTCCAAGTCACCAATAGTCAGATTCGTCATTTTGGAGCTGACATCAAGAACCTGGACCTCCTTGTCCTCTGTAAGATCAATAACTTTGTCATTTTCATGTTTATCAGCTACTGGTGGCGAAACAAAGGGGCTGATGTTGTTTAGCCCTGGAGACAATTTCTTTGGCTGGGAAACCCGTTCTGGTGGTCTTTGCCATGTCTCTTCGCAGACATTTCTGATCCCCTCCATCCTCTGGTCTCTAAGCTGAGACTCCAACTGAACAAGCTCGTGGGCTTTCTGTACCCTCCGCTGGATGTACTGATGGGCTTCCTCGCTCTCCACCTGCTCCTCCTGAGCTGTTTCCCTCGTGTATATCAAGTCATGATCAGAAATGCCAAACATGGCCAGGGAGTGCAAATAGGCAATGTGTTCATCCAGCTGCAGGTCGGTCTTTCTCTGGGGGGCATGCAAGGACTGCAGCTGGATCTGAGTCGCAGATGTTCGTGTGTCTTCTAACGTGAAaagctccctcagctcctgtttggagaagtacctgaaggggttcTTTTTGTCCCCGGTGGTCTGTCTGATTAATGAATCCTTGAAGACTTGTCGCCTGTAGATTTTCTCTTCCACGGTACCGCAGGTGATCAGTCTGTAAATCACCACGTTCTCTTTCTGCCCGATCCGATAAGCTCTGTCCACAGCCTGCGCGTCTGTAGCCGGGTTCCAGCTGGGATCAAAGATCACCACCCGGCTGGCTGCTGTCAAGGTGATCCCCACGCCCCCCACCTGCGTGGTGAGCAGGAAGACGGAGcagtccctgctgctctggaagGCCTGGATGCGCCTCTCCCGCTCGCTCAGGTGCGTCACGGTCCCGTCGATCCGCTGGAGCTTGAAGTGCCGGCGGGACAAGACGTGCTGGATGATGTCCAGCATCTTCCTGGACTGTGAGAACACCAGGGTTCTGTGTCCCTCTTCTCGCAGTCTCTCCAGAAGCCCTACAAGGAACAGCATTTTCCCCGACTCCTGAATCACAGTCTCATCCGAGAGATGATCTATTTTGTTAGCACCTGGCAGCATGCCTGCTTCACTCCTCTCGTCCTGCTCGgagccctcctgctcctccaagCCCAGCTGGATGCAGGCTCGTGCAGACAACAGCCTGGGGTGGTCACACAGCTTCTTCAAGACGGTCAGCTCAGCCAAAGGCGACCGGGTTGTCATCAGCACTTCCTTCACGTGATCCAGAGAGAGAAAGTTCCTGTAGATTTCTTCCTGCACGGGTGACAAGTACACCCACACCACAAAGTCATTTTTCCTAGTGAGAGATGGCATGACAGGAGCACAGTTCTCACTTGGATCCTCAGGAAGAGGAGCATCTATTTTGTCAGCCTGGTTGGTTTTGATATCCTCTTTGGTTCTTCTGAGGAAATACGGCTTTATAATTGCCATTAGGTTCTCAGACATCTTCAGCCCCAGTGCTTTTTCACCTAGAGTCGCGTCCTTCTCCCTGGCTCTGGTAATAGGATTCTCATactccattttaaaagttttggcCGTTCCCAGGAGAGAGCCTTGGCAGGCAAAGTCGAACAGGGACCACATTTCCCGCAGGTTGTTCTGCACGGGGGTGCCCGTGAGGAGCAGGCGGTGCCTGGCAGGGATGGCATAGACACAGCGGGTGGTTTTGTTGGACGGGCACTTGATTTTATGTGCTTCGTCGAGGATGACGTAGTCCCAGACAAACTCCTGGTCGTGGCTGCTGGCGAGCTGCTTCCAGTTGTTAATGAGCATCTGGTAGCTGGTGATGATGGTGCCATTcttcctctggaccctctccaggtTCCTGGTGCGCTCGGCCTTGCTGCTGCCGTGGAACTCCTTGACGCGCAGGCCGGGGGTCCAGCGAGCGAACTCGGCCTGCCAGCTGCTGACCAGGGTGGTGGGCATGATGAGCAGGACGTGCCGGATCAGCTCGGCGTCGAACATGCCCGAGAGGAAGGCGATGACCTGGATGGTCTTGCCCAGGCCCATGTCGTCCGCCAGGACGCCGCCGGGCCGGCCCTCCCGGTGCAGGCGGTACAGGAAGGCGACGCCTTCCCGCTGGTGCTGGAACAGCTTCCCGTGCATCTCCCCGTAGATCAGCAGGCCGCTGCCGCACACGTCCACGAAGCCTTCCtcatcctccctctcctcctcctcctcctgctgctgctccaccgCCGCCAGCGCCTCCTCCACCCGCTGGATGCGGCCCCGCAGCTTCTCGCTGGGGCGGATGGCGGCCGCCAGCCGGAACAGCCGCAGggcctcctccagctccccgccgcccgccgccgccttggctcccagcaccagcctgcGAAAGGCACCGTGGGCACCGGCCGCTCCGGGACTCCCCACACCCGGCCCGGCCCCCaccgccgccccctccccgcggccTCCACCACCGCAGCAGCCTCCCACGCTCCCCGATCGCCCCGACCTGGCAGCCCGCTCCCCGGAGCATCTGGCGTCTCGGCTCTCCCTCGGGCCCACCGAGCCCCGGGCCCGGGCGCCGCTCACCTCCGGTAccgctcctcctcctcccggccccccagccccgccccgctcACCTCCGGTACCGCTCCTCCTCccggccccccagccccgccccgctcACCTCCGGTAccgctcctcctcctcctcctcccggccccccagccccgccatGTCTCCCGCGCTCCCGCCGCGCTTCAAACGCCCGCCCTTCCCGGCCTGCCCCGCGCCGCGCGCAGCCAATCAGCacgggcggggggcggggcctggcgcCTGAGAGCGACAGCACCGGGGGGCGGGCAGCCAATCAgcgccgggggggcggggcctgcggTGGAAGGACCAGAGCCGGGCCTCCCGCGCCGCTTCCCGGGGGGCGGGAGGGACCAGCACCGGGACCCTGACCCGCCGTGGCGGGAGGTGAGGGCTGCGCCCCGGGAGGGGCCTGTCTGGAGCCTGGCGCGTGCtcccggcgcggccccgccccccccggcgcggccccgccccttCGCCGTTGCGCCGTGTCCCGAGGGCTCGGTCCTCCCGCCGCCAGGGGGCAGTGTGGGGCGGCGGGTGCCTCTCTGCCCCG containing:
- the PIN4 gene encoding peptidyl-prolyl cis-trans isomerase NIMA-interacting 4 codes for the protein MAPKGKGGGKAGKGGASGGGSSSSSSSEGKAQGPKGGGSAVKVRHILCEKHGRAMEAMEKLKSGLRFSEVAAQYSEDKARQGGDLGWMTRGSMVGPFQEAAFALPVSSMDKPVYTDPPVKTKFGYHIIMVEGRK
- the ERCC6L gene encoding DNA excision repair protein ERCC-6-like — its product is MHGKLFQHQREGVAFLYRLHREGRPGGVLADDMGLGKTIQVIAFLSGMFDAELIRHVLLIMPTTLVSSWQAEFARWTPGLRVKEFHGSSKAERTRNLERVQRKNGTIITSYQMLINNWKQLASSHDQEFVWDYVILDEAHKIKCPSNKTTRCVYAIPARHRLLLTGTPVQNNLREMWSLFDFACQGSLLGTAKTFKMEYENPITRAREKDATLGEKALGLKMSENLMAIIKPYFLRRTKEDIKTNQADKIDAPLPEDPSENCAPVMPSLTRKNDFVVWVYLSPVQEEIYRNFLSLDHVKEVLMTTRSPLAELTVLKKLCDHPRLLSARACIQLGLEEQEGSEQDERSEAGMLPGANKIDHLSDETVIQESGKMLFLVGLLERLREEGHRTLVFSQSRKMLDIIQHVLSRRHFKLQRIDGTVTHLSERERRIQAFQSSRDCSVFLLTTQVGGVGITLTAASRVVIFDPSWNPATDAQAVDRAYRIGQKENVVIYRLITCGTVEEKIYRRQVFKDSLIRQTTGDKKNPFRYFSKQELRELFTLEDTRTSATQIQLQSLHAPQRKTDLQLDEHIAYLHSLAMFGISDHDLIYTRETAQEEQVESEEAHQYIQRRVQKAHELVQLESQLRDQRMEGIRNVCEETWQRPPERVSQPKKLSPGLNNISPFVSPPVADKHENDKVIDLTEDKEVQVLDVSSKMTNLTIGDLDEEKLARDESSMDTEVLNTSKTVKETNVQESEQNLELSVIASSPGLHPGLSPEQKHCSHGMSDSLTEAGDGLPGHHQHSSNKSGMADDPKELRDGEMSEQVLGPHTALGTDEKDLPEPAWAAAVPALSNVMPEIHAGLQKSDVLETSLENMSVQDQVDFNLVLEESEEEWQDASDRERSLEHSEKEGFQLKTGNFCISPTKPWLGEQGDCGTPCDTAGGKPRNSLVGSEVSEESSEVFASCKKKPLRRIVSDSEDEDHSIMVLEENKCEKRPSPLNSPLHPFLEGISASTPKLDRNTAKAIFSPQLSNSGNRSTASRRSLINQVVDEIEDIGEIMGNTDEDDDDDDDDDDDESDEDQDDLVEEEAEECSGESAEPDEEPAGETLDTTAESSHLNGTSSEQSEADETESSQEESTGDPELRSGEQIEYFTQESVSEKEVGQSSSPAAGDYNTLVESGKKLKEDGKLQEALDCFLQALDIKSGEPEVMLMTLNLYRQLAQK